The following proteins are encoded in a genomic region of Planococcus lenghuensis:
- the prsW gene encoding glutamic-type intramembrane protease PrsW, translating into MLILLSVAIAPSLALFSYFYLRTEFMKEPSRLLFHCFIYGAILTFPILFVQYVFAEEQVFQHAYVQDVLFTGTVEEFFKWLILLLVIYRHVEFDVPNDGILYGTSIALGFATVENVLYLLEFGIDAAFFRAFLPVSSHALFGVVMGFYFGKAKWPGKLNIKIWLAIGLFGPLSLHILYNSILFLENSRLELIIPFMLFLWWFALRKVKQAHQLTIDHYHDRPPLIP; encoded by the coding sequence ATGCTCATTCTCCTCTCGGTCGCGATTGCACCGAGCCTGGCTCTCTTCAGTTATTTCTATTTGCGGACAGAATTCATGAAAGAGCCATCGCGGCTGCTGTTTCATTGTTTCATCTATGGTGCTATTTTAACCTTTCCGATTTTGTTTGTTCAATATGTGTTTGCAGAAGAACAGGTGTTTCAGCATGCCTATGTTCAGGATGTACTGTTTACAGGCACAGTCGAAGAGTTTTTTAAATGGCTGATTCTGCTGCTGGTCATCTACCGCCACGTGGAGTTCGATGTGCCGAATGACGGAATCCTGTACGGCACCAGCATCGCGCTTGGATTTGCCACTGTGGAAAATGTGCTGTATCTGCTTGAGTTCGGCATCGATGCGGCGTTTTTCCGGGCGTTTCTGCCTGTTTCAAGCCATGCGTTATTCGGTGTGGTCATGGGGTTTTACTTTGGAAAAGCGAAATGGCCAGGAAAACTCAATATAAAAATTTGGCTGGCAATCGGGCTGTTCGGACCGCTTTCACTGCATATCCTGTATAATTCAATTCTGTTTCTGGAAAACTCAAGGCTCGAACTGATCATTCCGTTCATGCTGTTTTTGTGGTGGTTCGCTCTGCGGAAAGTTAAACAGGCCCACCAGCTCACGATCGATCATTACCATGACCGGCCGCCGCTCATTCCGTAA